A genomic segment from Streptosporangium roseum DSM 43021 encodes:
- a CDS encoding M1 family metallopeptidase yields the protein MASGRLAIAATATFLGILGTVACSASSGESAPAGDVLPSAAAGSAPAHAPGRIGAPGIGDPDFPTDGNGGYDVDRYRLKIDYDPAAKQLSGVTGIEARATHDLAKFNLDLRGFEVSRITVDGSPAAFERFKDELVVAPAKTIPDKARFTVEVTYAGEPKPVRGSSNLGTYGFIPTEDGAFVACEPNGAKTWFPSNDHPADKARYDFEITVPEGLTALANGELVGRPKSARGKTTFVWRESHPMVSYLATATLGKFELRQGKTATGIPNLAAVDPRYRAALDDLYTQSAKATDYWATVFGPYPFSSTGGVIDDFSAGYALENQTKPMYGGFTPDGSIIAHELAHQWFGNSLSIKRWRDLWLNEGFATYAEWLWSEHNGDSTTEKIFRGHYAAAPDAAIWKYAPGRAKPEDLFNSSVYNRGGMTLHALRQRIGDPVFFKLLKTWNAEHKYGYVTTEEFVALAEKLSGKQLDRLFEVWLFTDRKPTEW from the coding sequence ATGGCGTCCGGTCGGCTGGCTATTGCGGCAACCGCCACTTTTCTCGGCATTCTCGGTACGGTCGCCTGCTCGGCGTCGAGTGGCGAGAGCGCCCCGGCCGGGGACGTGCTGCCCTCGGCCGCCGCGGGTTCCGCACCGGCGCACGCTCCGGGCAGGATCGGCGCCCCCGGGATCGGCGACCCCGACTTCCCCACCGACGGCAACGGCGGCTACGACGTCGACCGCTACCGGCTCAAAATCGACTACGACCCCGCCGCCAAGCAGCTTTCCGGCGTGACCGGGATCGAGGCGAGGGCCACCCACGATCTGGCCAAGTTCAACCTGGACCTGCGGGGGTTCGAGGTCAGCCGGATCACCGTGGACGGCAGCCCCGCGGCGTTCGAGCGGTTCAAGGACGAGCTCGTCGTCGCCCCGGCCAAGACGATCCCCGACAAGGCCCGGTTCACCGTCGAGGTCACCTACGCCGGGGAGCCCAAGCCGGTCAGAGGCTCCTCCAACCTGGGCACCTACGGGTTCATCCCGACCGAGGACGGCGCGTTCGTCGCGTGTGAGCCCAACGGCGCCAAGACCTGGTTCCCGAGCAACGACCACCCGGCCGACAAGGCCCGCTACGACTTCGAGATCACCGTCCCCGAGGGGCTGACCGCGCTGGCCAACGGCGAGCTCGTCGGCCGGCCGAAGTCCGCCCGCGGCAAGACGACCTTCGTCTGGCGGGAGAGCCACCCGATGGTGAGCTACCTGGCCACCGCGACCCTCGGCAAGTTCGAGCTGCGCCAGGGCAAGACCGCGACGGGGATCCCGAACCTGGCGGCCGTGGACCCGCGCTACCGCGCCGCGCTCGACGACCTCTACACGCAGTCGGCGAAGGCCACCGACTACTGGGCCACGGTGTTCGGCCCCTACCCGTTCTCCTCCACCGGCGGCGTGATCGACGACTTCTCCGCGGGCTACGCGCTGGAGAACCAGACCAAGCCCATGTACGGCGGGTTCACCCCGGACGGGAGCATCATCGCCCACGAGCTGGCCCACCAGTGGTTCGGCAACAGCCTGAGCATCAAGCGCTGGCGGGACCTCTGGCTCAACGAGGGCTTCGCGACCTACGCCGAGTGGCTGTGGTCGGAGCACAACGGCGACTCCACCACCGAGAAGATCTTCCGTGGCCACTACGCGGCCGCCCCGGACGCCGCCATCTGGAAGTACGCCCCCGGCCGTGCCAAGCCGGAGGACCTGTTCAACAGCTCGGTCTACAACCGCGGCGGCATGACGCTGCACGCGCTCAGGCAGCGGATCGGCGACCCGGTGTTCTTCAAGCTGCTGAAGACATGGAACGCCGAGCACAAGTACGGATACGTGACCACCGAGGAGTTCGTGGCGCTCGCCGAGAAGCTCTCCGGCAAGCAGCTCGACAGGCTCTTCGAGGTCTGGCTGTTCACCGACCGCAAGCCCACGGAGTGGTGA
- the ilvA gene encoding threonine ammonia-lyase has product MSDAEVTYDDVVAARELLADVALRTPLLHSHVLSAAIGGPVHLKCENLQRSGSFKVRGAYVRIAGLTEEERGRGVVAASAGNHAQGVALGSGLVGARATVYMPEGAPLPKVAATRSYGAEVVFAGHTVDVALARAKEHAERTGAVFIHPFDHPDVIAGQGTIGLEILEQLPEVGTIVMSLGGGGLTAGVALAVKSLRPGVRIVGVQAERAAAYPASLAAGQPVMVQPASTMADGIAVGRPGELPFELIHYLVDSVVTVTESDISRALVLCLERAKQVVEPAGVAGVAAILAQPQVFEPPVVAVLSGGNIDPLLLAKVLRHGLAAAGRYLTLRVPLPDRPGALAVLLTELAGLGANVLDIVHERLGVHLGEVEVQLQLETKGPAHSDEVLASLRKEGYRLIFG; this is encoded by the coding sequence ATGTCAGATGCCGAGGTGACCTACGACGACGTGGTCGCCGCCCGTGAGCTCCTGGCCGACGTGGCCCTGCGGACGCCGCTCCTGCACTCGCACGTGCTGTCGGCCGCCATCGGCGGGCCGGTCCACCTCAAGTGCGAGAACCTGCAGCGCTCCGGGTCCTTCAAGGTGCGCGGGGCCTACGTGAGGATCGCCGGGCTGACCGAGGAGGAGCGGGGCCGGGGCGTGGTCGCGGCCAGCGCCGGCAACCACGCGCAGGGCGTGGCGCTCGGCTCGGGCCTGGTCGGGGCCAGGGCGACGGTCTACATGCCGGAGGGGGCGCCGCTGCCCAAGGTGGCCGCGACCCGCTCCTACGGCGCCGAGGTCGTCTTCGCCGGCCACACCGTGGACGTCGCGCTGGCCCGCGCCAAGGAGCACGCCGAGCGGACCGGGGCGGTGTTCATCCACCCCTTCGACCATCCGGACGTCATCGCCGGGCAGGGCACGATCGGGCTGGAGATCCTGGAGCAGCTCCCCGAGGTCGGCACGATCGTGATGTCGCTCGGCGGCGGCGGGCTCACCGCCGGGGTCGCGCTCGCGGTCAAGTCGCTCCGGCCGGGCGTGCGGATCGTCGGCGTGCAGGCCGAGCGGGCCGCCGCCTACCCGGCCTCGCTGGCGGCCGGGCAGCCGGTCATGGTCCAGCCCGCCTCCACGATGGCCGACGGCATCGCGGTGGGCCGTCCGGGGGAGCTGCCCTTCGAGCTGATCCACTACCTGGTCGACAGCGTCGTTACGGTCACCGAGAGCGACATCTCCCGGGCGCTGGTGCTCTGCCTCGAACGGGCCAAGCAGGTCGTCGAGCCCGCCGGGGTGGCGGGTGTGGCCGCGATCCTGGCCCAGCCGCAGGTCTTCGAGCCGCCCGTGGTGGCCGTGCTCTCCGGCGGCAACATCGACCCGCTGCTGCTGGCCAAGGTCCTCCGGCACGGCCTGGCCGCGGCGGGACGCTACCTGACCCTGCGGGTGCCGCTGCCCGACCGGCCGGGCGCGCTGGCCGTGCTCCTGACCGAGCTGGCCGGGCTCGGCGCGAACGTCCTCGACATCGTGCACGAGCGGCTCGGCGTGCACCTGGGCGAGGTCGAGGTCCAGCTCCAGCTGGAGACCAAGGGCCCCGCCCACTCCGACGAGGTGCTCGCGTCGCTGCGCAAGGAGGGCTACCGGCTCATCTTCGGATGA
- a CDS encoding PadR family transcriptional regulator: MAKGSPTVSEPTYFILASLLDGPLHGHGIIKQTLELSENRVKLPVGTLYGALDRLAAAGLIAVDREEVVDGRPRRYFQLTDQGRTLVSAEALRMQQAASVVTKRILRPGSAFS; the protein is encoded by the coding sequence ATGGCTAAAGGATCACCCACGGTCAGTGAGCCGACCTACTTCATCCTCGCCTCGCTGCTCGACGGCCCTCTGCACGGGCACGGGATCATCAAGCAGACCCTGGAGCTCTCGGAGAACCGGGTGAAGCTGCCGGTCGGCACGCTCTACGGCGCGCTCGACCGGCTGGCCGCCGCCGGCCTGATCGCCGTGGACCGCGAGGAGGTCGTCGACGGGCGGCCGAGGAGGTATTTCCAGCTCACCGACCAGGGGCGGACCCTGGTGTCGGCCGAGGCCCTGCGCATGCAGCAGGCCGCCTCGGTCGTGACCAAACGGATCCTCCGCCCCGGATCGGCGTTCTCGTGA